One stretch of Toxoplasma gondii ME49 chromosome XI, whole genome shotgun sequence DNA includes these proteins:
- a CDS encoding hypothetical protein (encoded by transcript TGME49_314362), whose protein sequence is MCRHEKLEASAVVRFTATGVDPCESVSRKGKGVSGLLSLAFDETDDSGKYAAEPGTTALCEKDLRPRGAEEQTPFPSATNGVGGVDTDKGNIEEVKSARRRLAKQERLLVSWQRELEVHETKLQEVQLSLEKRDRCLRTRLLALQVETAEAARIRKAHETELHAIHASLLERLADLASREALKRREAEDDAAHRRREQELREEEERQERERNAFEKKAEAKAKALAEGEEKLKEALLQLVCRQRALEAQEAVFQEKEEKQRQAEAAVGGLRQEVEAQRVRLAAERGELDKRDREMQEVDVLKEELAEQRKLLREKEDAIQTALEREARERELWTMQRVEESQKGREEREMHLRERETWKRHSDEVNAKLKKKEDECSRSTARIQKLREAIERLFQIQQQKLVCSSSTEQDAGKCEESLAISSSFVFALLPASPVLLSPSAVNRHARNQRNSDASGGGKTTQAADAEGAEEEDDNEREERCALKNLKETLENLTGLSLPSPRVAACRSRGSPDRSVRRKGSRQVRSSQTSLSPSRGSPPSLSDQTNKQKDEAEPLENSPSSSSKSEEDPRQKLEETASLFSFLAPAPRHLDAAAAEQLLFLELEILCLLLPFLEARRKLLSAQRRLLRHGLILHSAAAKRAARDMGATHPETMQKCGDARGDNLDETSDDISQKLSEERERLDVNLKAWNASARAVRFLLPLVGRRLSALRERFRQPDAFLSSSTFSEASRKLASDAPRSTISPAPAKSLATARFGSSNAKRMQATDDCPLSLSHPSSSCSPRRRAIFFPDARISEGLPCPRQVTLLSPQEARAGSEGERRRPAESPTKTESLTEQRGLSAVGLFSFRSLGGCCASVSLQQPGFLLPLSAFPYAGFLCDQGCNAFQECGVPAAQAAGEHFRRPSAKTRVEESVSSPCSKRLSVEPRDAPSTRFSEVPALPLSTVSGIPLFDATYWNYLWEGNSGRQPASPLWLASQRSSSSPSGVASHAFSAVRLQEGDISAKPPVTPPPRSAVPDPATEDIDPPPSSSFSADQHASPSPLAFSLLPPASHPYLLPQSCEPLHLCSCEAADPRLGSGAWPLLPCGFTGWAAVTDRPLRDEKDFPKDLGSLSETPGGQRKDGRETQLPRLNSMRFPPVQKSRNSIHDRERLGHAGLLGRSGVHTPRGARELAPGGSAGVCREILHAGGVPGEALRSAEASLRRGEEVNAKDRTEGKEEVQTADSAVGGVPCMSRRTVETRGAFRGDSQHPHSSFGDSDMSRQPGELPPSLRAPLECRRRRHLPPNSARVVESAAFSVPRGRRAISARAHNPEREKRPLQFAECPPLAYDAGDRPLGGEEFWGGILRQREESTARRLAKGDADGDDRAERRQRADKMGAGAHMHLSGRVGFKVLPPLPPSTGREM, encoded by the exons ATGTGCAGACATGAAAAGCTGGAAGCGTCGGCAGTTGTCCGGTTCACAGCAACAGGCGTAGACCCCTGTGAGTCAGTCtccagaaaaggaaaaggcgTTTCTGGCTTGCTCTCGCTCGCCTTCGATGAAACAGATGACAGCGGCAAATACGCAGCCGAGCCGGGAACAACCGCCCTCTGTGAGAAGGACCTGCGGCCGCGAGGCGCCGAGGAACAGACTCCGTTTCCTTCCGCTACGAACGGAGTTGGCGGCGTCGACACCGACAAGGGCAACATTGAAGAGGTGAAATCTGCGAGGAGGCGGCTCGCCAAGCAGGAACGGCTTCTGGTGTCTTGGCAGCGCGAGTTGGAAGTCCACGAAACGAAGCTGCAAGAAGTCCAGCTTTccctggagaaaagagacaggtgtctccggACGCGTCTGCTGGCGCTACAAGTGGAGACCGCTGAGGCGGCGCGGATCCGGAAAGCTCACGAAactgaactgcatgcaattCATGCGTCTCTTCTGGAGAGACTGGCGGACCTGGCGTCGAGAGAAGCCTTAAAACggcgcgaagcagaggacgaTGCGGCCCaccgaaggcgagagcaggaactgagagaagaagaagagagacaagagagagaacggaatGCATttgagaagaaggcagaggcgaaggcgaaggctctcgcagaaggagaggaaaagctgAAGGAAGCGTTGCTTCAGCTTGTGTGTCGCCAGCGTGCATTGGAGGCACAAGAAGCTGTTTtccaagaaaaggaagaaaaacaaagacaagCTGAGGCAGCGGTGGGCGGCTTGAGGCAAGAGGTTGAGGCGCAGCGGGTGCGCCtagcagcagagagaggcgaactcGATAAACGCGACCGAGAGATGCAAGAAGTGGATGTCTTGAAAGAAGAACTGGCAGAGCAAAGGAAGTtgctgagagagaaggaggacgcCATTCAGACGGCTCTCGAGCGtgaggcgcgcgagagagaactctGGACCATGCAGAGGGTGGAGGAGAGCCAGAaagggcgagaagagcgagagatgcacttgcgagagagagagacgtggaAGCGCCACAGCGACGAAGTCAACgcgaaactgaagaagaaagaggacgaatGCAGCCGCAGTACAGCACGAATCCAGAAACTGAGAGAAGCGATCGAAAGA CTCTTTCAGATTCAACAACAGAAGCTCGtgtgttcttcctcgactgAGCAAGACGCCGGCAAGTGCGAAGAGTCTCTCGCCATATCCTCGTCCTTCGTTTTCGCTCTGCTTCCGGCCTCTCCTGTCCTCCTGTCGCCATCAGCAGTCAATCGCCATGCTCGGAATCAGAGAAATTCCGACGCTTCAGGCGGTGGAAAAACAACACAagcggcagacgcagaaggagctgaagaagaagacgacaacgaacgagaagaacggTGCGCTCTCAAGAACTTGAAGGAGACGCTCGAGAACTTGACGGGTCTGTCGCTGCCTTCGCCAAGAGTTGCCGCCTGTCGCTCTCGTGGAAGTCCCGATCGCTCGGTTCGTCGAAAAGGAAGCCGCCAAGTCCGTTCGTCTCAAACgagcctctcgccttcgcgtgGAAGTCCGCCCAGTTTATCCGACCAGACAAACAAGCAGAAGGACGAAGCGGAACCTCTTGAAAAcagtccttcttcctcgtcaaagagcgaagaagatcCGAGGCAAAAGCTGGAAGAgactgcgtctctcttttcgttcttgGCCCCCGCGCCGCGGCACTTGGACGCCGCAGCTGCTGAGCAGCTGCTGTTCCTCGAACTGGAAatcctttgtcttcttcttcctttcctcgagGCGCGACGCAAACTGCTCAGTGCTCAGCGCAGACTCCTTCGGCATGGCCTCATTCTTCACAGTGCGGCTGCCAAGCGAGCAGCGCGAGACATGGGAGCAACGCATCCAGAGACGATGCAGAAATGCGGAGACGCAAGGGGAGACAACCTCGACGAAACATCGGACGACATCTCACAAAAACTcagcgaagaacgagagcgcCTCGACGTCAACTTGAAAGCATGGAACGCCTCAGCAAG GGCagtccgttttcttcttcctctggtCGGTCGGCGTTTGTCTGCGCTTCGTGAGCGTTTCCGCCAGCCtgacgcctttctctcttcctccacatTCTCAGAGGCTTCTCGCAAACTTGCTTCAGACGCTCCGCGTTCAACCATCTCTCCAGCCCCAGCAAAGTCGCTCGCCACTGCGCGTTTCGGGTCTTCGAAtgcgaaacgcatgcaagcaaCCGACGATTGCCCTCTGTCACTGTCGCACCCGTCTTCATCGTGTTCTCCGCGTCGAAGGGCAATCTTTTTCCCAGATGCTCGGATCTCTGAAGGACTTCCTTGTCCTCGGCAGGTAactcttttgtctcctcaaGAGGCCCGCGCTGGGagtgaaggcgagaggagacgtcCTGCGGAATCCCcgacaaagacagagagtCTGACGGAGCAGAGGGGATTGTCGGCAGTcggcctcttctcctttcgttcTCTGGGGGGATGCTGCGCTTCTGTGTCGCTTCAACAGCCaggctttcttcttcccctttctgctttcccttATGCTGGGTTTCTCTGCGACCAGGGATGCAACGCCTTTCAGGAATGCGGCGTTCCAGCCGCACAGGCCGCAGGCGAACATTTCCGACGCCCTagcgcgaagacgagagtggaggagtctgtgtcttctccctgctcGAAACGCCTTTCTGTGGAGCCCAGAGACGCGCCTTCTACACGATTCTCAGAGGTTCCTGCGCTGCCGCTCTCCACCGTCTCGGGTATTCCTCTGTTCGATGCGACGTACTGGAACTATTTATGGGAGGGGAACAGCGGCAGACAGCCAGCAAGCCCCCTGTGGCTCGCTTCTCaacgctcttcttcctctccgagCGGTGTCGCCTCTCACGCGTTCTCTGCGGTTCGACTCCAGGAAGGAGACATTTCTGCCAAGCCTCCTGTGACCCCCCCACCTAGGAGTGCGGTGCCGGATCCTGCGACGGAGGATATAGACcctccgccttcctcctctttctctgcagatcagcatgcgtctccgtctcccctcgctttcagtctcctccctcctgcttctcacccctatcttcttcctcagtctTGCGAGCCACTACATCTGTGCTCCTGCGAAGCCGCAGATCCTCGACTCGGCAGCGGTGCATGGCCTCTGCTGCCTTGCGGCTTCACAGGCTGGGCTGCAGTCACCGACCGCCCGCTGCGCGACGAAAAGGACTTTCCGAAGGATTTAGGAAGCCTCTCAGAGACGCCAGGTGGACAGCGCAAAGATGGCCGGGAGACGCAGCTGCCTCGCCTCAACAGCATGCGTTTTCCACCTGTCCAGAAAAGCCGGAATTCGATTCACGATCGCGAGCGACTCGGACACGCAGGTCTGCTGGGACGgtcaggtgtacatacaccccggGGAGCACGCGAGTTGGCCCCTGGCGGAAGTGCAGGAGTTTGCCGAGAgattctgcatgcaggcggaGTTCCAGGAGAAGCCTTGCGTTCTGCGGAAGCCAGTCTTCGACGCGGGGAGGAGGTGAACGCGAAAGACAGGACGGAGGGCAAAGAAGAGGTGCAGACTGCGGATAGCGCGGTTGGAGGCGTCCCCTGCATGTCAAGAAGGACGGTGGAGACTCGAGGCGCTTTCCGTGGAGATTCGCAGCATCCTCACAGCTCTTTCGGCGATTCAGACATGTCGAGACAACCAGGCGAGTTGCCGCCGTCTCTGCGCGCCCCTCTCGAGTGTAGGAGGAGACGCCACTTGCCCCCGAACTCTGCGCGCGTTGTGGAGTCTGCCGCGTTCTCTGTTCCCCGAGGGCGCCGGGCCATCAGTGCGAGAGCACACaatccagagagagagaagcggcctTTGCAGTTTGCAGAATGCCCGCCTCTCGCGTACGACGCCGGCGACCGACCGCTCGGCGGCGAGGAGTTTTGGGGGGGCATTCtccgacagcgagaagaaagcaccGCACGGAGACTGGcgaagggagacgcagacggagacgaccgtgcagaaaggaggcagagagccGACAAAATGGGGGCCGGGGCTCACATGCACCTTTCAGGCCGAGTCGGCTTCAAAGTGCTGCCTCCTTTGCCACCATCCACGGGGAGAGAAATGTGA
- a CDS encoding hypothetical protein (encoded by transcript TGME49_314370): MHASTRNSAARSSSSSLSASGGEASRVAGSSGVSGRPVLHAKKASLRSTSTRCSKPPNGEKKTSPDNENEGTPNTREAPRRSSASPRVSGHPPAERSESLSGSRKGQTHAAKLLMDSGNLSRRERPRDELSRKGGDAAFTLPPTAKPGCVTSGAEKKQATALASSSRFCCFLGLGSGGVYTPKQRRPGQAQTAKAPAGAVAVQSAGTGTVRGFFSQPELCRESSPEREDRPAVSATGEAPEQSLSVRIDSSVDVDASQRAERSRPPVSSLAACGACPPPSAHAPEQAALPCVSPLSTEDSSKSSSLRHFRRPPLSASADASFSSSSSSLSLPSSSSSSSSSSAVASSSSSSSSAFASAALAFSSSACSPYSPSPRRPAFPSSLGGFSPHSPFSVRSHGSALSADLSPKASTPLHPDVFLNFVDSAFLIFPSTREQTRATAEEMLQAAQREAEHGGEGERENVEGDGGGERAKGEAEKGEGEKGEAEKGEAEKGEGEKGEAEKGGKNKRGTACAEQGEREDVTSKRRRLGATHETSGSTEVARSEEEERKLGKGQKAREARTETASTGSASLISVSGAACVEGSRLDSGHSRVSQDGRNASFARSPLCGRDLRSAISAVCTPRMFPAWPGDEAPSPGSSLSSPVQSPPSGRAWRGRGDARAFADCLRLEAQRLAEAAKKRDLMHLLRSTSLELPHLNRHGVSLIYGPRVPGDDGFDYRVVYWGETAACSPEEKVRNQMRAQAFRERIRNLALQSPDGLLTVQQLVLDLDINMSRGWIHYAKLVLAGNSSGERERESDDETRCFDLLAVASFFFSRQFARVGSDTASVALTERNAKCFSGIGSPLPFRSLFLSPSLVCCLFPRHASLCLSLLRHISQERSVHRISVASTS; encoded by the exons atgcatgcatcgacgcGGAACAGTGCCGcgcgttcgtcttcttcgtcgctctctgcgtcggGGGGCGAGGCATCTCGAGTCGCCGGAAGCTCGGGAGTTTCGGGCAGACCagttctgcatgcgaagaaggcgagctTGCGGTCAACATCAACTCGCTGCAGCAAGCCCccgaacggagagaagaagacttcgCCTGACAACGAAAACGAGGGAACTCCGAATACGCGCGAGGCTCCGCGGCGAAGCAGCGCCTCGCCGCGGGTGTCTGGACACCCCCCGGCAGAGCGGTCGGAGTCGCTGTCGGGCAGCCGGAAAGgccagacgcatgcagcgaagcTGCTGATGGATTCGGGGAACTTGAGTCGGcgcgagagaccgagagacgAGCTCTCCAGAAAAGGCGGCGACGCGGCGTTCACACTACCGCCGACTGCGAAACCTGGTTGCGTCACCTCGGgagccgagaagaaacaagctACCGCCCTCGCCTCATCCAgccgcttctgctgcttcctcggcCTGGGTTCCGGAGGCGTCTACACAccgaagcagaggcggcCGGGGCAggcgcagacggcgaaggcACCTGCCGGCGCGGTGGCTGTCCAGAGCGCAGGGACAGGGACGGTTCGtggtttcttttctcagcCGGAACTTTGTCGAGAATCGTCTCCAGAACGCGAGGACAGGCCAGCGGTGTCGGCGACGGGCGAGGCGCCAGAACAGAGTCTTTCTGTCCGGATCGACTCCTCTGTCGACGTGGACGCTTCTCAACGCGCCGAGCGGTCGcgtcctcctgtctcctcgctcgccgCTTGTGGAGCATGCCCGCCGCCGTCGGCGCATGCGCCAGAACAGGCTGCACTGCCTTGTGTAAGTCCTCTGTCGACCGAAGATTCTTCCAAGTCGTCGTCTCTCCGGCACTTCCGTCgtccccctctctctgcgtctgcggatgcttctttttcctcgtcttcttcctctctgtcacttccttcttcgtcctcttcgtcctcctcttcttccgcggttgcttcctcttcctcttcttcttcttccgcgtttgcttccgcggctctcgcgttctcgtcgtctgcctGTTCGCCGTATTCCCCTTCACCGCGTCGACCGGCGTTTCCAAGCAGCCTCGGCGGCTTTTCGCCTcactcgcctttctctgtgcgGAGTCACGGGAGCGCACTGTCTGCAGATCTGTCGCCGAAGGCTTCGACTCCTCTTCACCCCGATGTATTTCTGAACTTCGTCGACTCCGCTTTCCTCATCTTTCCGAGCACCAGAGAACAAACGCGCGCGACAGCTGAGGAGATGCTCCAGGCAGCGCAGCGAGAGGCCGAACatggcggcgaaggcgagcgagaaaacgttgaaggagacggaggaggagagagagcgaaaggcgaagcagagaagggagaaggagagaagggagaagcagagaagggagaagcagagaagggagaaggagagaagggagaagcagagaagggagggaagaacaaaagaggaactgcatgcgcggagcaaggagagagagaagacgtgACTTCGAAGCGAAGGCGGCTTGGGGCGACACACGAGACTTCTGGCTCGACGGAAGTCGCAAGgtcggaggaagaagagagaaaactcggCAAAGGACAGAAAGCGCGCGAGGcaaggacggagacagcaagcACAGGATCTGCTTCTCTCATTTCTGTGAGtggagctgcatgcgtcgaggGCTCTCGGCTGGACTCTGGACATTCGCGCGTCTCTCAAGACGGCCGAAACGCGTCCTTCGCTCGATCGCCTCTGTGCGGCCGCGACCTGCGCAGTGCCATCTCGGCTGTCTGTACGCCCCGCATGTTCCCTGCCTGGCCTGGCGACGAAGCGCCTTCTCccggctcttctctgtcttctcccgtccAGTCGCCTCCCTCAGGACGGgcgtggagaggcagaggtgACGCGCGAGCATTCGCAGACTGTCTCCGACTCGAGGCGCAGCGACTCGCGGAGGCGGCCAAGAAAAGAGACCTCATGCATCTCCTCCGCAGCACCAGCCTCGAACTACCACACCTCAACCGCCACGGAGTCTCCCTCATCTACGGTCCGCGAGTTCCTGGGGACGACGGCTTCGATTACAG AGTTGTTTACTGGGGCGAGACAGCTGCCTGTTCTCCCGAAGAAAAAGTTAGAAATCAAATGCGCGCTCAAGCC TTTCGAGAACGCATTCGGAACCTCGCGCTTCAGTCTCCGGACGGGCTCCTGACGGTCCAGCAGCTTGTTCTCGACCTGGACATCAACATGAGCAGAGGCTGGATTCACTACGCGAAACTGGTTCTCGCTGGGAA cagcagcggcgagagagagagagagagtgacgACGAGACCAGGTGCTTCGACCTGCTTGCTGTTgcgagtttcttcttctcgcgtcaaTTCGCCCGTGTTGGCAGTGACACcgcgtctgtcgctctgactgaaagaaacgcgaaatGCTTTTCTGGGATCGGTTCGCCTCTTCCATTTcggtctctttttctctctccgtcactcgtctgctgtctcttccctcgtcaCGCTTCcctgtgcctctctcttctccgtcatATCTCTCAGGAACGATCCGTACACCGAATTTCTGTTGCGTCGACCTCGTAA
- a CDS encoding hypothetical protein (encoded by transcript TGME49_314390), whose translation MARNSSPLGERLAPTAPASGEFSSMNSPLSRLSSPQLENQPLPSPSPLRGAACSLHPSPPPSPPSPLSPPSSSLPRLSPPSPCSLASSSLPRSSAHVVSVSQQGAEGAPSCFRTSRMKDSRQPSAEVGRSDAETLGDNIGGPARERTEIGLPQPEPLAVSCSPTFSAAALADGDEDGRQALCSQKASNREKPFSGLLGRVSQWTASLGNPPSLPETEKETTESNDAETVAAQARATVSAAARAASSLGRWFSQAATGLVEELHTELDVSEDLKDFCGTISEGSHRWIEEHQAVLSHFTPSSSSFPPSSSSSSSSSLCTSFEDSRTSPKTEALPPEATAPSTATNGVHSRFSSLLSSTTLLVATAGDTAVNAVRSLAGQTPAAAGAKEHEAQQAREEQSEEQGKGQSEGQRGERKEQEIIDQRERQKMREEGRETGVLLTPFCERGGTAREQDVSPSEDERRLPPIVARCSAEVQRRYEALVRSPSTFLADPTGRLVSRSVSPSSLCSGRLAHSVSDSNPVHGQAPSPPPWPRLHAFATAATAEEKTKRETASSLQECHLSPCHRKEEDTSALDFSAFHVDAYDDLLDFFRDSQVMEMRRQLVPDRVEEGRFWRRLLFRVRLLCDEASLAESASSSAKVPERKLDARETFSELPENLERASATRELWQAVDVQPGRSQDPVAAYGNPRETDLRELIAQLDEEDIAWDDEEAEAAAANAEAEKGSPVSSLGSSLECLRSPSMSAQGDSAACLQTHSEHGALLAGVSFSSLPSPVDSPALLSLSETPRASPSLNTPTVPGPLSPASPSSFSRSFPCFSSSKAALQPCTDSGPTASDSVHASALAAEKAVERDDLQVDASRSGEARSSASSSAAAPGGRTPERLAATETRAALEDGFHVLELERGFGGCFTEAGERRNDAKESGDEQDVAVGEGEDDAGLVIL comes from the exons ATGGCCCGAAACAGTTCGCCGCTCGGAGAGCGACTCGCTCCGACGGCGCCGGCTTCCGGAGAATTTTCTTCCATGaattcgcctctctctcgcctcagCTCTCCGCAGCTCGAAAACCAacctctcccctctccttcaCCTCTTAGGGGTGCTGCTTGCTCTCTCcatccttctcctcctccttcacctccgtctccgctttctcctccgagctcctctctcccccgtctgtcgcctccatctccttgttcgctcgcgtcttcttcgctccccCGTTCTTCTGCTCATGTAGTGTCTGTCTCCCAGCAAGGAGCTGAAGGAGCGCCTTCTTGTTTCCGAACTTCGCGCATGAAGGACTCCCGACAGCCCAGCGCGGAGGTCGGTCGGTCTGATGCGGAGACGCTAGGCGACAACATCGGGGGAcccgcgagagagcgaactgAGATTGGCCTGCCGCAGCCAGAACCGCTGGCCGTCTCCTGTTCCCCCACCTTCTCCGCCGCGGCTCTCGCAGATGGAGACGAAGATGGGAGACAGGCTCTCTGTTCACAGAAAGCCTCGAATCGCGAAAAACCGTTCTCAGGTCTTCTTGGCCGCGTCTCTCAGTGGACAGCCTCCTTGGGGAATCCGCCCAGCTtgccggagacagaaaaggagacaacggagTCCAACGACGCCGAGACAGTCGCTGCTCAAGCGAGAGcgactgtctctgcggccGCAAGagccgcttcctctcttggGCGCTGGTTTTCACAAGCGGCCACTGGACTCGTCGAGGAACTACACACGGAACTG GATGTTTCGGAGGACTTGAAGGACTTCTGCGGAACCATCTCCGAGGGCTCACATCGATGGATAGAAGAACACCAAGCCGTCCTGTCTCACTTcactccttcttcatcttcgtttcctccttcttcgtcttcttcgtcctcttcgtccttgtGTACTTCTTTTGAAGACTCGAGAACATCCCCCAAAACAGAGGCTCTTCCTCCCGAGGCCACAGCACCGTCCACTGCGACAAACGGCGTGCattctcgtttttcgtctcttctttcttccaccACTCTGCTGGTGGCGACGGCGGGAGACACCGCCGTCAACGCGGTTCGGAGCTTGGCTGGACAGACTCCCGCAGCGGCAGGAGCGAAGGAGCACGAAGCCCAGCAAGCGAGGGAAGAGCAAAGCGAAGAACAAGGCAAAGGACAAAGCGAAGGACAACGCGGGGAGCGAAAGGAGCAAGAGATAATAGATCAGCGGGAGCGGCAAAAAATGCgtgaagaaggacgagagacggGTGTGCTACTGACGCCCTTCTGCGAGCGTGGAGGAACTgcgagagaacaagatgTTTCTCCCTCCGAAGATGAGAGGAGGCTGCCTCCGATCGTTGCACG atgcTCTGCGGAAGTGCAGCGGCGCTACGAGGCCCTCGTACGATCTCCGTCGACCTTCCTCGCAGACCCCACAGGGCGGCTGgtgtctcgctctgtctctccgtcttctctctgttctggAAGGCTTGCACACTCTGTCTCAGACAGCAATCCGGTTCATGGACaagcgccttctcctcctccctggccgcgtctgcatgcgtttgcaACTGCAGCGACcgccgaggagaagacgaaacgcgagacgGCTTCCTCGCTTCAGGAGTGTCATTTGTCCCCCTGTCACcgcaaggaagaagacacgagcGCGCTGGACTTCTCAGCCTTCCACGTCGACGCCTACGATGATCTTCTTGACTTCTTCCGCGACTCTCAGGTGATGGAAATGCGGAGACAACTAG TGCCCGACCGAGTGGAGGAGGGCCGTTTTTGGAGGCGTTTGCTTTTtcgcgttcgcctcctctgcgACGAGGCGTCACTCGCAgagtctgcttcttcttctgcgaagGTGCCTGAGAGAAAACTtgacgcgagagagacttTCAGCGAACTTCCTGAGAACTTGGAGAGAGCATCAGCAACGCGCGAGCTGTGGCAAGCGGTGGATGTACAGCCTGGCCGTTCTCAGGATCCCGTCGCCGCCTATGGCAATCCCCGCGAGACGGACCTACGCGAACTGATAGCGCAGCTGGACGAGGAA GACATTGCCTGGGatgacgaagaggcagaggcagcggcCGCGAATGCAGAAGCGGAAAAAGGAAGTCCGGTTTCTTCCCTCGGTTCCTCTCTGGAATGTTTGAGGTCGCCTTCGATGTCTGCTCAAGGCGACTCCGCCGCGTGCCTCCAGACGCACAGTGAACACGGTGCACTGTTGGCAGgagtttctttttcgtctctcccttctccggtagactcgcctgctctcttgtctctctctgaaacTCCTCGAGCGTCCCCGTCACTCAACACCCCGACAGTTCCCGGGCCTCTCTCGccggcttctccgtcttctttctctcgctcgtttccatgtttctcttcgtccaaGGCGGCGCTGCAGCCTTGCACAGACAGTGGACCGACTGCTTCGGACTCCGTCCACGCCTCGGCACTCGCTGCGGAGAAggcagtcgagagagacgatcTGCAAGTCGACGCGTCTCGAAGCGGCGAAGCTCGCTCCTCAGCTTCATCGTCAGCGGCGGCGCCGGGCggacgtacacccgagaggCTGGctgcgacggagacgcgagcggcTTTGGAGGACGGATTCCATGTTCTCGAGTTGGAGCGCGGCTTTGGAGGGTGTTTCACAGAGgcaggagaacgaaggaacgACGCAAAGGAATCCGGAGACGAACAAGACGTCGCCGTCGGTGAGGGGGAGGACGACGCTGGCCTTGTCATTTTGTGA
- a CDS encoding pyruvate dehydrogenase E1 component, beta subunit, putative (encoded by transcript TGME49_314400), protein MVAFPSLSAASAAARTNGFASFCKPGMACKGAGFVRFFSFFAPARGAAAGVSALQQFSRPAAAAALGSQFQQRRNVGGSAIDFTVACRTSTETRKDLGPTTPMNVFTAVNSALHTALETDPTACVFGEDVAFGGVFRCSVDLREKFGQHRVFNTPLSEQGIAGFGIGMAAVGYTAIGEIQFGDYILPAFDQIANEAAKFRYRSGGNWNCGKLTIRSTWGAVGHGGLYHSQSPEAYFAHASGLKIVVPRGPYQTKGLLLSSIRDDNPVVFFEPKILYRAAVDEVPTGDYELPLSHADIVKEGSHITAIAWGTQVHRLLKAAQEVEKEGISVEVIDLQTILPWDVDTIVKSVNKTSRCLITHEAPMTMGFGAELASTIQEKCFFSLEAPIKRVTGYDTPFPLAFEPFYLPDERKVAEALRELKQA, encoded by the exons ATGGTCGCTTTCCCGTCTTTGTCTGCGGCTTCCGCCGCCGCGCGCACCAACGGCTTTGCGTCTTTCTGCAAACCCGGAATGGCCTGCAAAGGCGCCGGCttcgttcgttttttctcgttttttgcGCCTGCACGCGGAGCCGCTGCGGGTGTGTCGGCCCTGCAGCAGTTCTCAAGacctgctgcagctgctgcgctcGGCTCCCAGTTCCAGCAGCGACGAAATGTCGGCGGCAGCGCGATCGATTTCACTGTTGCCTGCCGCACTTCTACGGAAACTCGAAAAGATCTCGGACCCACCACTCCAATGAACGTTTTCACGGCGGTTAACTCTGCGCTACACACCGCTCTCGAAACTGACCCAAC AGCATGCGTCTTCGGCGAGGATGTTGCCTTTGGAGGAGTTTTCCGCTGCTCCGTGGACCTCCGTGAAAAGTTCGGACAACACCGCGTTTTCAACACCCCTCTTTCTGAGCAG GGGATTGCCGGTTTCGGCATTGGCATGGCTGCAGTGGGCTACACTGCCATCGGAGAAATTCAGTTTGGAGACTACATTCTTCCTGCGTTCGACCAG ATTGCTAACGAAGCAGCCAAGTTCCGCTACCGCAGCGGAGGCAACTGGAATTGCGGCAAGCTGACGATTCGTAGCACTTGGGGCGCTGTGGGCCATGGAGGTCTCTACCACTCTCAGTCTCCGGAGGCGTACtttgcgcatgcgtctggTCTCAAG ATCGTCGTCCCCCGCGGGCCGTATCAAACCAAgggacttcttctctcctcgattCGCGACGATAACCCAGTTGTCTTTTTCGAACCGAAAATCCTTTACCGCGCCGCCGTCGACGAAGTCCCCACTGGCGACTACGAGCTCCCTCTGAGCCACGCTGATATTGTGAAGGAAGGCTCTCAC ATCACTGCCATTGCCTGGGGAACGCAAGTCCACAGACTGTTGAAGGCTGCACAGGAGGTTGAGAAAGAAGGCATTTCTGTGGAGGTGATCGATCTGCAAACCATCTTGCCCTGGGATGTCGACACCATTGTCAAGTCCGTAAACAAGACCTCCCGCTGCCTCATCACTCACGAGGCCCCAATGACCATGGGATTTGGAGCAGAGCTCGCTTCCACGATTCAAGAAAaatgcttcttctctctggaggcgcCCATCAAGCGTGTAACGGGATATGACActcccttccctctcgccttcgagCCT TTCTACCTGCCTGATGAGCGCAAAGTCGCCGAGGCTCTCCGTGAACTGAAGCAGGCGTAA